The genomic window ATTATCAATCGGCAGCGAATTCCGCAACAATGCCTTGGGGTCTTTGATTGCATTACCCTGCGGTAGGGCCTGGGCGCTGGGGGTCCAAGCTAGGAGCGCAACCGCAACAAGGGCGGCGCAGCCTGCCCGCATGAACCGATTCAAAAAAGACATATCGACTTAAATCCTGAAATATTGCTAGTCCGATCAAACGGAGCGATCCAGCAGAATCACCTGCATGGGGCATAACGCTACAGTTTGGGCTAATTGCGCAAACGCTTCTTAATTTTGACATGGAGCGGGGACGGTGATTCGCCAGATCCCCGGATTCCCAATCACCAGAGAATTGCCGCAATCTCTAGCCCACGCCGTAGAAAAGGTTGCACACAACGGTAAAATGAATTGCCGAATATTTTGCTCAAGATAATTCCATGATTTCCAGCAACGATTTTCGTACCGGCATTAGCATCGAACTCGATAACGGCGTGTGGAAGGTCGTCGAATTCCTCCACGTCAAGCCTGGTAAAGGCGCCGCTTTCGTTCGAGCAAAACTCAAGAACGTCCAAACCGGCGCCACATTGGAGCGGACGTTCCGCGCAGGCGAAACGATGCCCCAGGCCAATCTGGAAAAGACAGTCATGCAGCACACCTACAAAGACGGTAGTGACTACGTGTTCATGAACATGGAAACCTACGAGGAAAGCACCCTCAGCGCCGCCGAAATCGGCGATCGGGTGAAATACCTGACGGAAGAAATGGAAGTGAACGTGATCACCTGGAACGATCGCGTACTCGAAGTCG from Romeriopsis navalis LEGE 11480 includes these protein-coding regions:
- the efp gene encoding elongation factor P; translated protein: MISSNDFRTGISIELDNGVWKVVEFLHVKPGKGAAFVRAKLKNVQTGATLERTFRAGETMPQANLEKTVMQHTYKDGSDYVFMNMETYEESTLSAAEIGDRVKYLTEEMEVNVITWNDRVLEVELPNSVTLEVTETDPGLKGDTAQGGTKPAKVESGATVMVPLFITIGEKIRIDTRDDKYLGRESS